One window of the Colletotrichum destructivum chromosome 4, complete sequence genome contains the following:
- a CDS encoding Putative glycoside hydrolase family 47, six-hairpin glycosidase-like superfamily, with product MILPRRPPRLTLIVALAFVAILLLYNPYWLSASSVAGPRAPESPPVSVRFRPSSFNWSTARQFHAVSDPLTPLPTGKPLRLPRVQHDFSTADPHPEAQKRQKAVRDVFKKGYDSYKRHAWTRDELTPVSGGGKDTFGGWAASLVDSLDTLWIMDFRTEFYAAAEVAARLDWANTTEASANMFETTIRHLGGLLSAYDLSGEAALLEKAKELGDMLYMGFDTPNRIPGFWLNFEDAKEGSQLAGTHDPSASPGSLSLEFTHLSQLTGDIKYFDAVNRITRFFERTQYRSKLPGMWPKMINFRDERVDTDNGFTLGALADSLYEYLPKMYTLLGGLDKTYEKMYVGAMAIVEQHLLFRPMTEDNADILFAGDAYVNIDRVDHVAEGQHLSCFVGGMLGLGGKLFAIDNHVDLGDRVARGCAWAYEAMPSGIMPEIFNLIGCFSTTEKCQWEEKRWQDEGDKGLHKGFKNTRDPKYILRPEAIESIFLLYRMTGRQDLQETAWKMFQSVVKATGTELANSAIADVTVPPDKTRKTDSMESFWFSETLKYYYLIFSPPELLSLDEYVFNTEAHPFRLPT from the exons ATGATTTTACCCCGACGGCCTCCGCGCCTCACCTTgatcgtcgccctcgccttcgtcgctaTCCTCCTGCTCTACAACCCGTACTGGCTGTCCGCGTCGTCCGTCGCGGGCCCAAGGGCGCCCGAGTCGCCACCAGTCAGCGTCCGATTCCGTCCGAGTTCCTTCAACTGGTCGACCGCCCGCCAGTTTCATGCCGTTTCCGACCCTCTCACGCCTCTCCCGACGGGCAAGCCCCTCAGGCTCCCGCGCGTCCAACACGACTTCAGCACCGCGGACCCGCACCCTGAAGCTCAGAAGCGCCAGAAAGCCGTCCGGGACGTCTTCAAAAAGGGCTACGATAGCTATAAACGTCATGCGTGGACCCGGGACGAGCTCACGCCCGTGAGTGGCGGGGGAAAGGACACCTTTGGAGGATGGGCCGCCTCGTTGGTCGACTCGCTGGATACGCTGTGGATCATGGACTTCCGTACCGAGTTCtatgctgccgccgaggtcgcTGCCCGGCTCGATTGGGCCAACACAACAGAGGCCAGTGCCAACATGTTTGAGACGACGATTCGGCACTTGGGCGGCCTTCTCAGCGCGTATGATCTCAGTGGTGAGGCGGCTCTCCtggagaaggcgaaggagcTCGGAGATATGCTCTACATGGGTTTTGATACGCCCAATAGGATCCCCGGGTTCTGGTTGAATTTCGAAGACGCAAAGGAGGGATCACAGCTGGCCGGGACACACGACCCGTCGGCATCTCCCGGCTCACTATCCCTCGAGTTCACACACCTCTCGCAGCTCACCGGTGATATCAAGTATttcgacgccgtcaaccGCATCACCCGCTTCTTCGAACGCACCCAGTACCGGTCCAAGCTCCCCGGAATGTGGCCTAAGATGATCAACTTTCGGGACGAGAGGGTCGACACCGATAACGGCTTCACGCTGGGCGCGCTCGCGGATTCGCTGTACGAGTACCTGCCCAAGATGTACActctcctcggcggcctggacaAGACATACGAGAAGATGTacgtcggcgccatggcGATCGTGGAGCAGCATCTGCTGTTCCGGCCGATGACGGAGGACAACGCCGAcatcctcttcgccggcgacgcctACGTCAACATCGACCGGGTCGAccacgtcgccgagggccagCACCTCTCCTGCTTCGTGGGAGGCATGCTGGGTCTGGGCGGCAAGCTGTTCGCCATCGACAAccacgtcgacctcggcgaccgcGTCGCCCGCGGCTGCGCCTGGGCCTACGAAGCCATGCCTTCGGGCATCATGCCCGAGATATTCAACCTCATCggctgcttctcgacgacggagaagTGCCagtgggaggagaagagatggcaggacgagggcgacaagGGCCTGCACAAGGGCTTCAAGAACACGCGCGATCCCAAGTACATCCTCCGTCCCGAGGCCATTGAGAGCATATTCTTGCTCTACAGGATGACCGGGCGGCAGGACCTGCAGGAGACGGCCTGGAAAATGTTTCAGTCGGTCGTCAAAGCCACGGGGACGGAGTTGGCCAACTCTGCCATTGCCGACGTCACGGTTCCTCCTGACAAGACCCGGAAGACGGACTCGATGGAG AGCTTCTGGTTCTCGGAGACACTAAAGTACTACTATTTGATCTTCTCCCCTCCTGAGCTTCTAAGCTTGGACGAGTATGTTTTCAACACCGAGGCACATCCTTTTAGGCTTCCGACATGA
- a CDS encoding Putative Acyl transferase domain superfamily, phosphopantetheine binding ACP domain, thiolase — protein sequence MPFIDEPARAASTNQPIAIIGIGLRAPGDASDPEKFWQMLQDARSARSEIPKDRYNVDGFYHPDPERLGSIQQRHAHFLKQDFKVFDAPFFSVTPKEAKAMDPTQRMLLEAAYEGFENAGLRLEDVSGTQTSCYIGTFTNDFVNLQAQSNEAPSIYHATGLSSSLASNRLSWFYNLKGPSITIDTACSSSLTAFHLACQSIRSGESEMSVVAGANLMFGPDMSILLGAAKILSPEGKSKMWDANANGFARGEGFGVTILKPLDAALRDGDTVRAVVLASAANEDGRTPGISLPNSEAQQALIRTAYESAGVDPAETGYVEAHGTGTQAGDPLEARAILKTIGDLPGRKSELYVGSVKTNIGHLEGAAGVAGIIKAALAVERGLIPQNLWFEELNPQIELPDNVKIPTTLTVWPHGGPRRASINSFGFGGANAHVIIEDAASYLFRHGLPGRHFTTPNPRLPALSSAASENGSDAETTTSSSSVSTEEPPASKLIVLSSNDQDGVKRNVERLTAYLDEKTSSSSCKSSFLTDLAYTLFSKRTTLPWKSFAIASSPAGLRQGLEEIPAVVRSSNSSVPRVAFVFTGQGAQYFRMGKGLSAYKPFRDSVLRSELVLKSLGCPWTLTEELERGEADCNLRRTDYSQPACTALQVALVDLMKAWGVKPVAVVGHSSGEIAAAYCAGFIDHEAAVKIAWLRGQVSQTVSRNGGMLAVSASAESVGAHLQSLKLGKAVVGCLNSPKACTVSGDNMAIEELQEILAEAQIACTRLPMDVAYHSFHMEAARERYEAALKGIVHGSSDIPMFSSVSGKLVTAGQMTPSYWVDNLVSPVNFVGAVRSLLHHTEGKARSHDRTAFASVFVELGPHSALRSYLLDTFATEDRFSDLSYATALRRKFDGVQTALEAMGQLWAKGCEVDVNRVNEVSDSTSMLVDLPPYAWNHTREFWDESYLSREYRLREKPRTDLLGYRMSGTPDPTWRCHLRCAESPWIREHKVQGDILYPGAGIVVMAIEAARQLAEEHDTEEIHGYELRDVAIDTALRVPDTEKGIEVMIQLHARRTGTKAAPSATLNEFSVSSWSEEIKEWTVHARGLVSVTFKSSLSPSMQRELALENERYAQSFADARKTCQKPARSFLYDTVETIGMQYGPTFRNMTELFAGPNASYGVISVPDTKSVMPKGFEYPNVVHPATLDSVLHLLFPSISGEDQSLSEAVVPFSFDRIFVSARLSGVPGTKLHGCSTAQKTSYTTWKSSITISEDLSEPMIVMEGVSLASVGEGDAQKTQETRASCFGQTWHEDADLLEPSQIKELVYKRTLKSKDDESVLDKLEYVCLVHIYRCLAWLESDEGRAFVPQDGFWKLYVEWMRDTIKQFPPLAGSEAEVEAELDAARKRIVLSESGDITVQMVDRIGENLRRIFSREVEPLQVMTEGDLLYSFYRGAFGTSFNTNVAEYVGMVADKSPGVKILEIGAGTGGTTYHVLERLRNADGSSKAAKYCFTDISPGFLAKAADRFSEDASIMEFTTLNIENEPAEQGFEPESYDLIVCANVLHATKSIQETLAHCRSLLKPGGRLVLSEVTIKRIFSGFIMGPLPGWWLGEDDGRKGGPLLDVDEWNTALVQAGFSGVDVDIRGDREVSREPVSLILSTKPEAQTPGPSQFVIVSTGSEASEKLSHSIQKQLVSASQDVAVLQWNNLDNASSSQVEGKYCLCLAEWENPVLSNLTDADWERLRHVILRSAGTLWITGGAAMDCPEPMKSLMVGLSRAIRNENAGVRLATLDLETPSTIDFDDAAKNVLKVALSHSRGDGFDGEYAARGSVVYVPRVERTLDVDASLRKYEAKGQPELVSFKGCGRPLKLTIKTPGLLDTFRWEEDEVYYEPLPEDWIEVEVKAVGLNFKDVLVALGNLAENKLGVDASGVVTRVGAAVSDFKPGDRVMTASCDTFATYVRFPAKGAIAVPETMTFEEAASMPLIFLTAQYSLVTAGNLVRGEKILIHAAAGGVGQAAIMIAQRKGAEIFATVGSDEKKQLIMDQYGIPEDHIFSSRDASFAKAVMRATDGRGVDVVLNSLAGELLRVSWHCLAKFGRFLEIGKADLFANTGLDMKPFLDNKAYIGVNLLDFENNPTPRAVALWEDTARLIHDGSVKPIAPLQLFSMAEVEKAFRYMQAGKHMGKVVVRVDDADMVPAVPRIPRVDIHADATYVIAGVGGICKEIGRWLAEKGARHLVLLSRSAASGEENKAFAAELQKTFGAATYAYDCDVGNKTALGQVLDDLKSKNVPEIKGCVTGAMVLRDTLFDAMTADHVRTTVGPKVHGTWNLHELLPKELDFFVMLSSLAGVMGHRGQGNYGCGNIFQDYFAAYRRALGLRAMTVDIGYLLSVGFVAEHDEYVDHVKAMGLKVMHKSDLHGLMATALEGSAAHPAQVMCGLPYNEHDDAWYWIQDQRFAGLRKKASGAGAGGSASVSLRDELVRCGKADGEAVDLITSALVQRLAKLMMMPEDDVDAGKPLSAYGVDSLVAVEVRNWIAKEVAVEVSVFDIMANIPMRQLAADLAGKSKLLVQEAS from the exons ATGCCTTTCATCGACGAGCCCGCCCGTGCTGCAAGCACAAATCAACCCAttgccatcatcggcatTGGCCTAAGAGCCCCCGGGGACGCCTCCGACCCGGAGAAGTTCTGGCAGATGCTCCAGGATGCTCGCTCTGCGCGCTCCGAGATCCCCAAGGATCGCTACAACGTCGATGGATTCTACCATCCCGACCCTGAACGGCTGGGCAGCATCCAGCAGAG ACACGCTCACTTCCTGAAGCAAGACTTCAAGGTCTTTGACGCACCCTTTTTCTCCGTCACGCCCAAAGAAGCAAAGGCTATGGACCCGACGCAGCGAATgctcctcgaggcggcgTACGAAGGTTTCGAGAATG CTGGCCTGAGACTGGAAGACGTCTCAGGGACGCAGACGTCGTGTTACATCGGAACCTTTACCAACGACTTTGTCAACCTGCAAGCCCAAAGCAACGAGGCGCCCTCTATCTACC ATGCTACCGGCCTGTCCTCCTCCCTGGCGTCAAATCGGCTGTCATGGTTCTACAACCTCAAAGGACCGTCGATAACCATCGACACGGCGTGCTCGTCCAGTCTGACGGCCTTCCACCTGGCTTGCCAGAGTATCCGTAGCGGAGAATCAGAGATG agCGTTGTAGCGGGTGCCAACCTCATGTTCGGGCCCGACATGTCgatcctcctcggcgcggcCAAGATCCTGTCGCCCGAGGGCAAGTCCAAGATGTGggacgccaacgccaacggGTTCGCGCGCGGAGAAGGGTTCGGCGTCACGATCCTCAagcccctcgacgccgctctccgcgacggcgacaccgTCCGGGCCGTCGtgctggcctcggcggcgaatGAGGACGGCAGAACCCCCGGCATTTCCCTGCCCAACAGcgaggcccagcaggccctcATACGCACGGCGTACGAAAgcgccggcgtcgatccCGCCGAGACGGGTTACGTCGAGGCCCACGGCACCGGGACGCAGGCCGGCGACCCGTTGGAAGCCCGGGCCATCTTGAAGACGATCGGCGATCTGCCGGGCCGCAAGTCTGAACTCTACGTCGGTTCAGTGAAGA CCAACATCGGACACTTGGAGGGCGCAGCTGGTGTTGCCGGTATCATCAAGGCTGCTTTGGCCGTCGAAAGAGGCTTGATTCCCCAGAACCTGTG GTTCGAAGAGCTCAACCCCCAGATCGAGCTCCCGGATAACGTCAAGATCCCCACGACTCTCACGGTCTGGCCTCACGGCGGCCCACGACGCGCCAGCATTAACTCGTTCGGTTTCGGAGGCGCCAACGCCCACGTCATCATCGAAGACGCCGCATCGTACCTCTTCCGCCACGGCCTTCCGGGACGCCACTTCACGACTCCCAACCCGAGGCTCCCTGCTCTctccagcgccgccagcgaAAACGGCTCCGACgcggagacgacgacgagcagcagcagcgtcagcACGGAGGAGCCGCCTGCTTCCAAGCTCATTGTGCTGTCGTCCAACGACCAGGACGGCGTCAAGCGCAACGTCGAGAGGCTGACGGCCTACCTGGACGAgaagacgtcgtcgtcgtcgtgtaAGTCCTCGTTCCTGACGGACCTGGCGTACACGCTCTTCTCCAAGAGGACCACGCTGCCCTGGAAGTCGTTCGCCATCGCCTCCAGCCCCGCGGGTCTCCgccagggcctcgaggagatcCCCGCCGTGGTCCGGTCCTCCAACTCGTCGGTGCCGAGGGTGGCCTTCGTCTTCACCGGCCAGGGCGCCCAGTACTTCCGGATGGGCAAGGGGCTCTCGGCCTACAAGCCCTTCCGGGACAGCGTGCTGCGCTCCGAGCTCGTCCTCAAGTCCCTGGGCTGCCCGTGGACCCTgaccgaggagctggagcgcggcgaggcggacTGCAACCTGCGCCGGACCGACTACAGCCAGCCCGCCTGCACCGCCTTGCaggtcgccctcgtcgacctcatGAAGGCGTGGGGCGTCAAGCCGGTGGCCGTCGTGGGCCACTCGAGCGGTGAGATCGCGGCCGCCTACTGCGCCGGCTTCATCgaccacgaggccgcggtCAAGATCGCTTGGTTGAGAGGCCAAGTCTCCCAGACCGTCTCCAGGAACGGCGGAATGCTGGCCGTCTCCGCGAGCGCCGAGAGCGTCGGCGCGCACCTCCAGTCTCTCAAgctcggcaaggccgtcgtgGGTTGCCTCAACAGCCCCAAGGCCTGCACCGTCTCTGGCGACAAcatggccatcgaggagctccAGGAGATTCTGGCCGAGGCGCAGATTGCTTGCACGCGTCTGCCCATGGACGTTGCTTATCACTCTTTCCACATGGAGGCCGCGAGAGAGAGGTACGAAGCGGCTCTGAAGGGCATCGTACACGGCTCCTCGGACATTCCCATGTTCTCCTCCGTGTCCGGCAAGCTGGTCACCGCCGGGCAGATGACGCCCTCGTACTGGGTCGACAACCTCGTTTCCCCGGTCAACTTTGTCGGTGCCGTCCGCTCTCTGCTACACCACACCGAGGGCAAGGCCCGTTCCCACGACAGAACGGCCTTCGCCAGCGTCTTTGTCGAGCTGGGCCCTCACTCGGCTCTCCGGAGCTACCTCCTCGACACCTTCGCCACCGAGGACCGGTTCTCGGACCTCTCGTACGCCACGGCGCTCCGACGCAAGTTCGACGGCGTGCAGACCGCCCTGGAGGCCATGGGTCAGCTCTGGGCCAAGGGGTgcgaggtcgacgtcaaCCGCGTCAACGAGGTCTCGGACAGCACCAGCATGCTGGTCGACCTGCCGCCGTACGCGTGGAACCACACGCGCGAGTTCTGGGACGAGTCATACCTCAGCCGCGAGTACCGGCTCCGAGAAAAGCCCCGGACGGACCTGCTCGGGTACCGCATGTCGGGCACGCCGGACCCGACGTGGCGCTGCCATCTCCGGTGCGCCGAGAGCCCCTGGATCCGGGAGCACAAGGTCCAGGGCGACATCCTGTACCCCGGagccggcatcgtcgtcatggcTATCGAGGCGGCTCGCCAGCTTGCCGAGGAGCACGACACGGAGGAGATCCACGGATACGAGCTCCGCGACGTGGCCATCGACACCGCGCTGAGAGTGCCCGACACGGAGAAGGGCATCGAGGTCATGATCCAGCTCCACGCCCGCCGGACCGGGACCAAggccgcgccgtccgccACCCTGAACGAgttctccgtctcgtcgtGGTCCGAGGAAATCAAGGAGTGGACCGTCCACGCCCGGGGCCTCGTGTCCGTCACCTTCAAGTcgtccctctccccctccatGCAGCGCGAGCTGGCCCTCGAGAACGAGCGGTACGCGCAGTCGTTCGCCGACGCAAGAAAGACCTGCCAGAAGCCCGCGCGCAGCTTCCTCTACGACACCGTCGAGACCATCGGGATGCAGTACGGCCCGACCTTCCGCAACATGACGGAGCTGTTTGCTGGGCCCAACGCGAGCTACGGCGTCATCAGCGTGCCGGACACCAAGTCGGTCATGCCCAAGGGCTTCGAGTACCCCAACGTTGTCCACCCTGCCACGCTGGACTCGGTGCTCCACCTCCTGTTCCCGTCCATCAGCGGCGAGGACCAGTCTCtcagcgaggccgtcgtacccttctccttcgaccGCATCTTCGTCTCGGCCAGGCTCTCAGGCGTGCCGGGCACCAAGCTCCACGGATGCTCCACGGCCCAGAAGACCAGCTACACCACGTGGAAGTCCTCCATCACCATCTCGGAGGACCTCTCGGAGCCCATGATTGTCATGGAGGGCGTCTCCCTGGCCTccgtcggcgaaggcgacgccCAGAAGACCCAGGAGACCAGGGCCTCCTGCTTCGGCCAGACCTGGCACGAGGACGCCGACCTGCTCGAGCCGTCCCAGATCAAGGAGCTGGTGTACAAGCGCACGCTCAAGAGCAAGGATGACGAGtccgtcctcgacaagctcgagtACGTCTGCCTCGTCCACATTTACCGGTGCCTCGCCTGGCTCGAGAGCGACGAGGGCCGGGCGTTCGTGCCCCAGGACGGCTTCTGGAAGCTGTACGTCGAGTGGATGCGCGACACCATCAAGCAGTTCCCTCccctcgccggcagcgaggccgaggtcgaggccgagctggacgccgCGCGCAAGAGGATCGTGCTGTCCGAGAGCGGCGACATCACGGTCCAGATGGTCGACCGCATCGGCGAGAACCTCAGGAGGATCTTCTCGCGCGAAGTCGAGCCGCTGCAGGTCATGACGGAAGGCGACCTGCTGTACTCGTTCTACCGCGGCGCCTTCGGCACGAGCTTCAACACCAACGTCGCCGAGTACGTCGGCATGGTCGCCGACAAGAGCCCCGGCgtcaagatcctcgagatcggcgccggcaccggcggcacCACGTACCacgtcctcgagcgcctgcgcaacgccgacggcagctccaaggcggccaagtACTGCTTCACCGACATCTCGCCCGGcttcctcgccaaggccgccgatCGCTTCTCCGAGGACGCGTCCATCATGGAGTTCACGACGCTCAACATCGAAAACGAGCCGGCCGAGCAGGGCTTCGAGCCCGAGAGCTACGACCTCATCGTGTGCGCCAACGTCCTCCACGCCACCAAGAGCATCCAGGAGACCCTGGCCCACTGCAGGTCGCTGCTCAAgcccggcggccgcctcgtgcTCTCCGAGGTCACCATCAAGCGCATCTTCTCCGGCTTCATCATGGGTCCGCTGCCCGGTTGGTGGCTCGGTGAAGACGACGGCCGCAAGGGCGGCCCCCTGCTGGACGTCGACGAATGGAACACCGCGCTGGTCCAGGCTGGCTTCTCGGGTGTTGATGTCGACATCCGCGGTGATCGGGAGGTTTCGAGAGAGCCCGTCTCCTTAATTCTCTCGACCAAGCCAGAGGCACAAACCCCCGGCCCGTCCCAGTTCGTCATCGTCAGCACGGGATCCGAAGCCTCCGAGAAGCTCTCCCACTCCATCCAGAAGCAGCTCGTCTCTGCATCTCaggacgtcgccgtccttcAATGGAACAACCTCGACAATGCCTCCAGCAGCCAAGTGGAAGGCAAGTACTGCCTCTGCCTTGCGGAATGGGAGAACCCGGTGCTCTCCAACCTCACGGATGCCGACTGGGAGAGGCTTCGCCATGTCATCCTCCGCTCCGCCGGCACTCTCTGGATCACGGGCGGTGCCGCCATGGACTGCCCGGAGCCGATGAAGTCCCTGATGGTTGGTCTTTCGAGAGCCATCCGCAACGAGAACGCCGGAGTCCGCCTTGCCACCCTCGATCTAGAGACGCCCAGCACcatcgactttgacgacgcTGCCAAGAATGTCCTCAAGGTGGCCTTGAGCCACAGCCGCGGCGATGGATTCGACGGGGAGTACGCCGCCCGCGGCTCCGTCGTCTACGTCCCCCGCGTGGAGAGGACGCTTGACGTGGACGCCTCCCTCCGCAAGtacgaggccaagggccaGCCGGAGCTCGTCTCCTTCAAGGGCTGCGGCCGGCCCCTAAAGCTCACCATCAAGACCCCGGGTCTCCTCGACACGTTCCGAtgggaggaggacgaggtctACTACGAGCCCCTGCCCGAGGACTggatcgaggtcgaggtcaaggccgtcggcctcAACTTCAaggacgtcctcgtcgccctggGCAACCTCGCCGAGAACAAGCTGGGTGTCGATGCCTCCGGCGTCGTCACGCGCGTCGGAGCGGCCGTGTCCGACTTCAAGCCCGGCGACCGCGTCATGACCGCCTCGTGCGACACCTTCGCCACCTACGTCCGCTTCCCCGCCAagggcgccatcgccgtcccCGAGACCATGACCTTTGAGGAGGCGGCCTCCATGCCCCTCATCTTCCTGACGGCCCAGTACTCCCTGGTCACGGCCGGAAACCTCGTCAGGGGCGAGAAGATCCTGatccacgccgccgccggaggtgtcggccaggccgccatcatgATCGCCCAGCGCAAGGGGGCCGAGATCTTCGCCACGGTCGGctcggacgagaagaagcagctcATCATGGACCAGTACGGCATCCCCGAGGACCACATCTTCAGCAGCCGAGACGCCAGcttcgccaaggccgtcatgCGGGCCaccgacggccgcggcgtcgacgtcgtgctcaactccctcgccggcgagctcctccgcgTGTCGTGGCACTGCCTGGCCAAGTTCGGCCGGTTCCTCGAGATCGGCAAGGCCGACCTCTTCGCCAACACGGGCCTGGACATGAAGCCCTTCCTCGACAACAAGGCCTACATCGGCGTCAACCTGCTCGACTTTGAGAACAACCCGACgccccgcgccgtcgccctctgGGAGGACACGGCCAGGCTCATCCACGACGGCTCCGTCAAGCCCATCGCGCCCCTCCAGCTCTTCTccatggccgaggtcgagaaggcctTCCGGTACATGCAGGCCGGCAAGCACAtgggcaaggtcgtcgtgcgcgtcgacgacgccgacatgGTCCCCGCCGTGCCCCGGATCCCGCGCGTCGACATCCACGCCGACGCCACTTATGTCAttgccggcgtcggcggcatctgcAAGGAGATTGGCCgctggctggccgagaagggcgCCAGGCATCTCGTCCTGCTGTCCCGCTCTGCTGccagcggcgaggagaacaaggccttcgccgccgagttGCAAAAGACTTTCGGTGCCGCCACGTACGCGTACGACTGCGACGTCGGAAACAAGACGGCACTCGGTCAGGTTCTGGACGACCTCAAGTCCAAGAACGTTCCCGAGATCAAGGGATGCGTCACTGGCGCTATGGTTCTCCGG GACACCCTGTTTGACGCCATGACCGCCGACCACGTCCGGACCACCGTCGGTCCCAAGGTCCACGGCACCTGGAACCTGCACGAGCTCCTCCCCAAGGagctcgacttcttcgtcatgcTCAGCTCCCTCGCGGGCGTCATGGGCCACCGCGGCCAGGGCAACTACGGCTGTGGCAACATCTTCCAGGACTACTTCGCCGCGTACCGTCGTGCCCTCGGCCTGCGCGCCATGACGGTCGACATCGGCTACCTCCTCagcgtcggcttcgtcgccgagcacgacgagTACGTCGACCACGTCAAGGCTATGGGTCTCAAGGTCATGCACAAGAGCGACCTCCACGGCCTCATGgccaccgccctcgagggcTCCGCCGCCCACCCGGCCCAGGTCATGTGCGGCCTGCCGTACAAcgagcacgacgacgcctgGTACTGGATCCAGGACCAGCGCTTCGCGGGCCTCAGGAAGAAGGCGTCCGGGGCCGGGGCTGGCGGCTCCGCCAGCGTCTCGTTgcgcgacgagctcgtccgctgcggcaaggccgacggcgaggcggtgGACCTGATCACCTCGGCTCTCGTGCAGCGCCTGGcgaagctgatgatgatgcccgaggacgacgtcgacgccggcaagcCGCTGAGCGCGTACGGTGTCGACAGCTTGGTTGCCGTCGAGGTGCGAAACTGGATCGCCAAGGAGGTCGCGGTCGAGGTCAGCGTCTTCGACATCATGGCCAACATTCCGATGAGGCAGCTTGCGGCGGACTTGGCCGGCAAGAGCAAGCTCCTCGTGCAGGAGGCGTCATAA